The Agelaius phoeniceus isolate bAgePho1 chromosome Z, bAgePho1.hap1, whole genome shotgun sequence genomic interval tgtatttaattatttcagATATCAGTTATATAAAACACTCTCTTGAATTAACACCTTTTTGCTAGACTTTTTCATGATGTCTCTCTATGTTTTAGTCTTCATGTGCAGAGTAGCTGAAAAAAGGGGTAATGTTTTAGCTCAACCCAAGTACCTGGGAGCTGCCAGAAGCCTCTGAAACGAGTGAGTCACCCAGGCACACAGCACGAatcccctgggctgtggggccagctGAAACTGCTGGTCAACCCACCACTCAGAAATAACCTGACAACCAGCCCATCAGGGGcagttttcacagctctttctAGCTGGAAGATCcagtcaaaaagaaaaatttgtttttcagatGGAGTTTTCAGGAGACAAGCATATTTACTGTGGTTGACTCCTAATACAATAGGACTTGAAGCAGTTGGGTTTTTCTACTTCATACTCAGTAAACACATTAATTCTGAACAACATTTATTGAATCCAGACTTTCTTGCAATCCTCTCTGGTGTCTAAATCCAAGATGAACCCTCAAAATCTGTGCTTCTTGTTTTGGACATGTCGTTTGCAGGGCCCACCTTGGAAGTGTTAGTAAGGTGAAATCAGgagatattttaaattaaaatattgtgtCATTTCATGCAATTTATTTCAAgtgaaaaatatgcaaatgcCAAGTCTGTCCTGACTCCTACAAGTTTCTCTCCTGacctatttttttaaatctctatAGTAGAAATATCTGTCATGTCATGTAAGTGGTCATATATAATCAACAAGATAAAAGCCCTCAGGTTAATGCACACAATATTGCAGGGAGTATTGTCATAATGTCAGTATCATGAAAGcaatcccaaaatcctgatTCCTTAAGTAAGGTTTTAGATTTATGATTTTGATCTTTATGTAAGCCATATTTATAATTTCGAGCAGTATAATCTGGCAAAACAATAACTACAAAATCAGCACATAAGCTGAATATTTCTTGATATATTTTAGTCCAATATTTCATGTTTCAGTCCAATTCTATGTAAATACACCTTCAATAAATGCTACATGTAGAGTCAGTCTACACAAGCAGTTCATTGAGATCCTTGTGGTACTTGGGGCTGGACACAGCCATTGGTTATTAAACCCCCTTAATAATCTAGTTTCACTTCTGAATGATCCTGAAGTAATAACATTGTACCATATAAGGTAGCAAACGGGGATGTTTCAGATGAAGGAAGCATGGAAAATTATCCTGTatgggaaaaataaatgcatcCAGAAATTGGTGCCATGGAGTAAAGCTGGGTGGCTTAGCTTACATCCTGGATTTTAAATATAAGTTATAAATACCTGTATACACACAAAAAACCACTCTGTCTGTTAACTACTATAAGTAAAAACCTGTATTTAAAGGATAGAGTTGCATGGACACACTAGCAGTGCTCTGTACCACAGCAAATACTGACAGGACTGTCAAACAGCCAGAGTATAAAAACCACTGAAATATAAGTCCTTGTTTTTGTTTGTATGGAACCAAACAGAGATGCTACAAAAATTGCTTCATTCTTCATTGAGAAATTAAGGATTTCTACAATATATCTGGGAAATACCATAAAAAACATCCACAAGCAGTTACAAGTTTATAGAACCTGGCCCTTGGCTCCAGCCGTGCAAATGCACTATCACACCCCTCCCCTAGAGGCCTTACTCACCCACGGTCACAGAAgttgcaggcagagctggctgccGCTCCTGATTGTTCTTGCCCTGGTCACAATATATCCATTTCTCTTTGCCAAGTCCTCCCTCACAGTGTTCCCACCAAGTGCACCATGGCTCCTGCTTTAATTTCACTGTCCCCTCCTGATGCCCCCACAGACACATTCCCCCAGGCCATGAATGGCACACCTCAGTCTTGTGGCCCCACCTGTTAAAACAGCCTTCACACTCTGGGTGTTTTCAGCTACCCTTTATTTTGTACTTCTCCAGGCTAAGAAGAGCTCATTCCAGTCCTGAAAAATAATAactaataacaacaataaacCCCAGCAACTACAATACCTGCAATAATAATGTAGCAATACCTGTAGCAAAATGAGCAGTGGTGAGTCTCTTTTTGAAGTCAGCTCCTCTGTAACTGTTTCAGTCAGAATTCCTTATGTGCTCTTACTGTTTAGAAATAAAGCAAATGCCTTACAGAAGCCTTTCTCTCACAAAACTCTGGGTTTCTCACCTATATTTGTGCTCTCCAGCATGAAATACAAGATTCCCTTGTGATGTCTTTCCCCGGTGTCAGCCTTGGCCCATGCAGCCCCTCATCTCCATGCTGATATAATTAAGAGCTGGTTCTCACAAATTCACTCACAGATGAATTGTGACAAAGGAGAGCCAAGAATTTCCTTCAGGCATCCATCATTTATTGGAATCTAACACAAAGTAACACAGACGATCCAGCTCATGGTAGTCGCCTCCCATACAAGTCCCTGCAGCCGGGATACATCCTGTCCTCTCCCAAAGAAAAACCTGAGGCCTCTGTGTTTGTCACAGTACCCCTGGGTGCCTGTGGCAAGGGAGCAGACAtcagctgagcagtgccagaacACATGAACCTTGATTTCTAGTCCTGTCCTGACCTGGCTGATAGTCAGGCTAAAGCACGCAGTAACGCTTGCAGTAGTTTTGGAGACACCCTCAGCCTCTTCCTCTGAGTGCTAGGGATGTGATTTATTTCCTATGTGTGAATTAAAACACCCAAAATACTGTCATCAGAACACTGACTTTATTATTAGAGACAAACAAAGGATTAAAACACGTTATGAGTTTGCTGAAATACACAGTGTACCTGTGGAGGACAGACATATTTATGTACATCAGTTCATTGTAGAAACATGAGTAGGATATCCCCAGGTAGTTTGCAACGAATCCAGACAGCTTTCTCTCCGTGGTGGCCCTGGTAAAGCAGCCAAtatccccccagccccaccccagCCATGCTAGTGCCGGACCCCCCGCACACCATCAGTGTCTCTCTCATGCCGGACTTTGTACAGCACAGGGTGAGCACAGCTGGATTTGGCCTGGGGCCAGCGGTGCGGGTGAGCCCCACCGAGGGCTGcaggctgctggctctggcGTGTGCCCAACTGGGTCCTCTGCGCGGGGCGGCAAGAGAGAGGGGGCCAGGGTACTTTGGACACACCCGCATCCcgcctgcccctgctgcccccagccacCTCAGGGGGTCCTCTGGCCCCGGCTCCTCCAGCCGGCAGCGGGTGGATGTTTTCCGCCCGAGGAAGGAGCCGAACAGCCCGGGGCACGGCACGGGGCCAGTACGGCTTCCCGGCACGGCTTGGCACTACTCGGGTCTGCACTGGGACGGCACTGCAGCTCCCGGGACCGGCACCTCTACTCCCAAGGCACGGCCCGGGATTTTCCTGGACGGACAAAAACAAgcgggggaggaggggagggagaggacGGAGTGGGGcgggggagagaaagaaaacagctcCACGGATGTCGGATGTCACGGACAGCGTTACACGGGCGACGCGGGGACTTCTCGCCGCCTTTCTCGGGCGGAGGAGCTGCGGGAAGTCGCCGGCAGGTCGGGGCGGCCAGACGTCAGTGCCTGCGCTCCCGGCGGCTTGCCCCGGGACGCCTCTGCTTACAGGCACTTGAGGAGGAAGGAATTACACGACGTCCCCCGGGGGCAGTCGCAGAGCTTCCCGATGCGAGCCCCTTTCCTCACGGCGCACTGCTCCCCAGCGTCACACTGCGGGCAGCGGCCGGCGGTGAGTGGGACCGCCACCAGCGGCCGCCCAGTTCTGTCCCGTCCTGTCACGTCCCGTGCCGTCCAGCCTAGTCCCATGCTCTCCCGTGTCGTCCCGTCCCGTCTAGACCAAGTCCtatcccttcccttcccttcccttcccttcccttcccttcccttcccttcccttcccttcccttcccttcccgttCCTCTACCATTCCGTCCCGTCCCGCCTCGTTCTGCTCTACTCCCTTCCCGTTCCTCTACCATTCCGTCCCGTCCCGCCTCGTTCTGTTCTACTCCCTTCCCGTTCCTCTACCATTCCGTCCCGTCCCGCCTCGTTCTGTTCTActcccttccccttccttctTATTCCCTTCCCGGTCCCGTCCCGACCCGTCCCGCCGGGACACCCACCATGGGCACCTGCCCGAACTTCTTCTCGTAGTGCGGTCCCCTCTTGCTCTTGAGCTTCTCCAGCACTTCCTGCAGCGCCTCGATCTGCCGAGAGACCACAGAGCCGCCGTCAgaccgcgcccgccccgccgccgtcCCCCGCCCGTTCCCGGCCCCCGCCGCACCAGCTCCTTCTCCCGggaggcgccgccgccgccgggcggTCCCAGGTCgcgggcgcggcgcggcggggtCGATCCGTGCCCGCGGGCGCTCAGCAGCAGCGCGGCCGCCACAGCGCACAGCGCCAGCGCCCGGCAGCTCTCCATGGTGctgccgccccgccgccgccgccgccgccgcctttatagcgccgcgcccgccccgccgtgCGTCAGCGCCCACCGCCGCCGCGCCCCGAGTGCCGGCACCGCACGGCACCGCACGGCACGGCTCCGCGCCCCCACCGCCCGAGAGCCCCGGTCGGCGCACCAAAGTGCCGGCCGTCCCCGGCCTTCGGGCCAAACAGCGGATCCGTCTCTGAGGGCGGCCGAGGGGAAGGCGCAGCCGCACCCTGCCCGCGCTCCCTGTGCTCGTCCACAGTCGAGAGCTGTGGGCAGAGTGGGAAACTATTGCCTCCCCCCTGGGGGCTGGGATGGTTGAGGGAGAGGGTGGACGTTGGACACAGAGATGAAAGTGGAAGTTGGGCTTGCAGACTAGGGAGACTAGACTTGGAAGTCAACACAGGGATCTGACAGGAGGGAGGGTAAGTACCCATGGGCTAAGGAAAAACACGATGTGCTagaaggaaggaagagccaTGTGGGAGAATTAGCCTAAAgaagtggggggggggggtggtggtggtggtgtgtGGTAGGTAGTGGTGATGAGCAATAAGCTGATGAGGATGTGAGTACTTGAATAAGGACAGGTGGGAACCAAGAGTGTGGGGAGGTTCAGGGCCACCGAGAGCAAGGTAAGAAGCAGCATCAAAAGGCCTAGGATAAAAGTAACTGCTAATATATCAAGCAGAACTGTGAACGGTGTTTGATGTAAAATATCATACCACTCAGCAGGTTCTTGGGGAGCATTATACACCCTGTGTATGGAATGGGGCCACCTCCGTTTTGCGAAAGAAAAAGTGCTGTTGCCAAAAGGAGACATAGTATCAGACATATCATTCAGACCTTCCCACTGACGTTTGGTTCTACCAGCCCAGTGGCCTCGTGTCCATGAATATTCTTGCTAAAAAGATCCTTGGCAAGTCATGCCTGCCCAGGTCTCACGGCCATGGCAGTGGCAGGGGTAGCTCTTCCCATTAAGAAAAGCAGTGGTATGCCAGGAAGAGCATGCAAGATGAAGGACAGTCAGTGCTCAGCCTTTCTCCAGCCTCCTCTGGGCCAAGGCTGGGGTAAAACAGGGTTGCTAagcagcagtttgctggcatgAGACATTTGGCCATCTGGTTGCTGGGACAAGGAGGCAACAAGCTGGGTCTGCCTGTGCAGAGGTTTCACTTCAAGGTCATGGTTCTGAAGGGGCTACCGGGACGTTCCTGCCTGCAAGTcaacagcagcaggaactgggCTGTGTCTCCTTAGGTGAAGGGAGGATCGtttggagaagaaggaaactgGAAAACCTTGTTAACAAAACTCTCCTAGCTTGTTAACAAACTCTTAACAGCTGGTAATTTGTAGGGAAGCTGGGAAGTGGAGTTAGGAACTGCTTGAAAAGGCAATGCAATGTGAGCACCCACACAAGTTTGTTTAAAGAAAAGTTAAACGGGTCCAGGCATGTATTTTTCCAGACAGATGAGAAttttttcaagggaaaaaaaggaatgtggttcaaaaagtaattttcaacaGCAGCATTTTGTTTGAGGTTCTGATCTCTCTATCACGTTGCTTGCCTCCAGTACTGTGTGTTCACCTCTTGCTGTTACCTCCTCCCACACACTCCTATTGATCATCACATCCAGCAAAGGTCTCATTTGTAATTGCTGGTCAGATTAGAGATCCTCGTCTGTTTGCGTGGATCCTCCAGCTTCATTTAGCCACAGGGAAGGTTAAGATTTCTGATGTCAGGCTGGTGGTAAACCACTCATAGCAAAGTCCAGGCTTTgttcccaggctggagcaaaACCACAACCACATGCAATACTGAAAATTATGGGCATGCCAAAACAAAGTTTCTTAGAACAGAGAAATAACACAGGCTATGAAAAACGCAAAACTTCATACAGAGAGGCAGATATATGGCCTATTCAACTTTAAAGGCAGCATCTGTGAAGCCTGACCAACATTTCAAACCATATTTTATAGTATGAGGATTACTCATGCAGTGTTGAACACACCAGAGATGCTCAGAAAACAtcactgttttctttccaaCTTACACTTCCAGTAAAAAG includes:
- the CARTPT gene encoding cocaine- and amphetamine-regulated transcript protein; the encoded protein is MESCRALALCAVAAALLLSARGHGSTPPRRARDLGPPGGGGASREKELIEALQEVLEKLKSKRGPHYEKKFGQVPMCDAGEQCAVRKGARIGKLCDCPRGTSCNSFLLKCL